The Sulfitobacter donghicola DSW-25 = KCTC 12864 = JCM 14565 genome has a segment encoding these proteins:
- a CDS encoding cation:proton antiporter, giving the protein MEGFLFQASIYLAAAVIAVPIAARLGLGSVLGYLAAGILIGPVLGLVGAETKDLQHFAEFGVVMMLFLIGLELEPRALWDMRHKLFGLGGLQIGLSTLALMGIAMAYDQPWGVSLAIGLTLSLSSTAIVLQTLSEKGLMRTAGGRSVFSVLLSQDIAVIPMLAFLPLIAVTMPSAVVSPDGSITLEGAQNGGHGDDHGGHGADAAFTFIDMLPAWGVPLVTIGAIAAIIIMGVFFTRPVFRFIHSAKLREMYTALALLIVVGISFIMMLVGLSPALGAFLAGVVLASSEFRHELETDLEPFKGLLLGLFFITVGAGINFELLASDFVIIFGMAILVILVKGLILFWLGRLFKLHGRDQWLFALGLAQAGEFGFVLVSFSVTTGVIPDAVAETLLLVVALTMLITPLLFILFDMISKRSADASVRPPDDEIDQEGPVIIAGIGRFGQIVNRLVQASGFETVVLDHNPDAIAVMRRFGFKAFLGDPTRPDILRKAGLGDARVLVVALDDPKAARKLVKYARKMCPELHIIARANDRIDSFHLYQSGANDIVRELFDSSLRAGRYVLENLGLSEYEAAEAEKMFYHHDRTSVRELAQLWDPDVLPENNKAYVARAKELQKDLETAFLDLSAEKENKQG; this is encoded by the coding sequence ATGGAAGGTTTCCTGTTTCAGGCCTCGATCTATCTAGCAGCTGCGGTGATCGCTGTACCGATTGCAGCCCGTTTAGGGCTAGGCTCGGTCTTGGGTTATCTGGCAGCGGGGATCTTAATCGGGCCGGTTTTGGGGCTTGTCGGGGCCGAGACCAAAGATCTGCAACATTTTGCCGAATTTGGCGTTGTGATGATGTTGTTTCTCATCGGGCTAGAGCTAGAGCCGCGCGCCCTATGGGATATGCGCCACAAGCTGTTTGGCCTTGGCGGGCTACAGATTGGCCTTAGCACATTGGCCCTTATGGGAATTGCGATGGCCTATGACCAACCTTGGGGAGTCTCTTTGGCCATCGGGCTGACGCTTTCGCTCAGCTCAACAGCCATTGTGTTGCAAACCCTTTCTGAAAAAGGATTGATGCGCACCGCCGGTGGGCGGTCCGTCTTTTCTGTTCTGCTGTCCCAAGACATCGCCGTTATTCCCATGTTGGCATTTCTGCCGCTTATCGCCGTGACAATGCCTAGCGCGGTTGTCTCTCCGGATGGGTCAATCACGCTAGAGGGGGCCCAGAACGGCGGGCATGGGGATGACCATGGCGGCCATGGTGCCGATGCAGCCTTTACCTTTATTGATATGCTTCCTGCTTGGGGTGTGCCTCTTGTTACGATCGGGGCAATTGCAGCGATCATCATCATGGGCGTTTTCTTTACCCGCCCTGTCTTTCGTTTCATCCATTCGGCCAAGCTGCGCGAGATGTATACCGCCCTTGCTTTGCTGATCGTTGTTGGCATCTCTTTCATCATGATGCTGGTCGGGCTTTCCCCCGCCCTTGGCGCGTTTCTGGCGGGTGTTGTTCTGGCAAGTTCCGAGTTCCGGCATGAGCTGGAAACCGATCTTGAGCCGTTCAAAGGTCTCCTCTTGGGGCTCTTCTTTATTACCGTTGGGGCTGGCATTAACTTTGAGCTGCTGGCCTCTGACTTTGTCATTATCTTTGGAATGGCGATTTTGGTAATTCTGGTAAAGGGTCTCATCCTTTTCTGGCTGGGGCGGTTGTTCAAACTACATGGGCGCGATCAGTGGTTGTTCGCCTTGGGGTTGGCCCAAGCAGGTGAGTTTGGATTTGTATTGGTCAGCTTTTCCGTCACAACCGGCGTTATTCCGGATGCGGTGGCGGAAACCTTGCTGCTGGTCGTTGCGCTGACCATGCTGATTACGCCGCTCCTCTTTATCCTCTTTGATATGATTTCCAAACGCAGTGCTGATGCCTCGGTGCGCCCGCCAGATGACGAGATTGATCAGGAAGGCCCTGTTATCATCGCAGGCATTGGGCGTTTTGGTCAGATTGTGAACCGGTTGGTTCAGGCATCTGGTTTCGAAACCGTGGTTCTGGACCATAACCCTGATGCCATCGCAGTGATGCGGCGGTTTGGCTTTAAGGCTTTTTTGGGTGATCCCACGCGGCCTGACATTCTCCGCAAGGCGGGCCTTGGTGATGCGCGGGTGCTGGTTGTGGCCCTTGATGATCCTAAAGCCGCCCGTAAGCTGGTGAAATACGCCCGCAAAATGTGCCCCGAATTGCATATCATTGCCCGCGCCAACGACCGAATTGATTCATTTCATCTCTATCAATCGGGCGCAAATGACATCGTGCGCGAACTGTTTGACAGCTCTCTTCGCGCTGGTCGCTATGTTTTGGAAAACTTGGGCCTGTCCGAATATGAAGCCGCCGAAGCGGAAAAGATGTTCTACCATCATGACCGAACATCCGTCCGCGAATTGGCCCAACTATGGGACCCCGATGTCCTGCCCGAAAACAACAAAGCCTATGTCGCGCGTGCGAAGGAATTGCAAAAGGATCTCGAGACGGCCTTCCTCGACCTTTCGGCCGAGAAAGAGAACAAGCAGGGCTAA
- the cobS gene encoding adenosylcobinamide-GDP ribazoletransferase, which yields MDKNDPLRQVLLAAALLTRLPLPQLPQGAFDKSAKAVWAYPVIGVIVGAVGVVVGKSALGVGIPLFAAATLVIITTMALTGAMHEDGLADVFDGWWGGYTPERRLEIMRDSQVGTFGLLALTTVSLLRISAIAALLAVWWPAIIVSTVLSRAAMPVLMFGLPYARKDGLSHSVGKPRSAFAITSLALGLVISIFLIGFSALLAFALTIAVTLAVAVLAKRKIGGQTGDVLGALQQLSEVAILLGCTALL from the coding sequence ATGGATAAAAACGACCCGCTACGTCAGGTTTTGTTGGCTGCGGCCCTTTTGACGCGTCTTCCCCTGCCTCAACTCCCACAGGGTGCCTTTGACAAAAGCGCAAAAGCTGTCTGGGCCTACCCCGTGATCGGGGTGATCGTTGGGGCGGTCGGAGTGGTTGTTGGAAAATCGGCTCTGGGGGTCGGAATCCCCCTTTTTGCGGCTGCGACACTGGTGATCATCACCACGATGGCCCTTACAGGCGCCATGCACGAAGACGGGTTGGCGGATGTTTTTGACGGCTGGTGGGGCGGCTATACGCCAGAGCGCCGGTTAGAGATCATGCGCGATAGTCAGGTCGGAACATTTGGCCTTTTAGCTCTCACGACGGTGTCCCTTTTACGGATCAGCGCGATTGCTGCCTTGCTGGCAGTCTGGTGGCCAGCAATCATCGTTTCAACTGTTCTATCCCGCGCGGCCATGCCCGTACTGATGTTTGGCCTGCCCTATGCGCGCAAAGACGGCCTATCACACAGCGTTGGAAAACCGCGTTCGGCTTTTGCCATCACGTCGCTGGCCCTTGGGCTGGTGATCTCAATTTTCCTGATCGGGTTTTCCGCATTATTGGCTTTCGCCCTGACAATTGCCGTAACGCTGGCGGTTGCGGTTTTGGCCAAACGCAAGATCGGCGGACAAACCGGAGACGTTCTAGGGGCGTTACAACAACTCAGCGAAGTGGCGATCCTGCTGGGCTGCACAGCGCTTTTGTAA
- the fdxA gene encoding ferredoxin FdxA, producing the protein MTYIVNDACIACKYTDCVEVCPVDCFYEGENMLVIHPDECIDCGVCEPECPADAIRPDTDPEMEKWVEFNRKYSELWPVIITKKDQLPSAEEMDGKEGKMELFSEAPGEGG; encoded by the coding sequence ATGACTTATATCGTGAACGACGCCTGCATCGCCTGCAAATACACCGACTGTGTCGAGGTTTGCCCGGTTGATTGTTTCTATGAAGGTGAGAACATGCTGGTGATCCACCCTGACGAGTGTATCGACTGCGGCGTGTGTGAGCCTGAATGCCCAGCAGATGCGATCCGGCCTGATACAGATCCAGAGATGGAAAAATGGGTTGAGTTCAACCGCAAGTACTCCGAACTCTGGCCTGTGATCATCACCAAGAAAGACCAGCTGCCTTCCGCCGAAGAGATGGATGGTAAAGAGGGTAAGATGGAGCTGTTTTCCGAGGCGCCTGGAGAGGGCGGTTAA
- the cobT gene encoding nicotinate-nucleotide--dimethylbenzimidazole phosphoribosyltransferase → MAEFSDLDGFRAVLAALPQIDSTARDGAAERNGQLTKPPGALGRLEELAQWYAGWRGNPQPRVEAAQVIVFAGNHGVAAQGVSAFPPEVTEQMVMNFQHGGAAINQLARAAGAQLDVHALELDRPTNDFTQGPAMSETDVVSALAVGWDAVRAESDLLVVGEMGIGNTTPAAALAAALLGGEAAEWTGRGTGVDDAGLVNKTRVVNEGLALHKGQGDGVEMLRRLGGRELAAMAGAIARARSLRIPVILDGFICSAAAACLADSSQGALDHCVAGHQSAEGAHARLLGALGKEPLLSLGLRLGEASGAALAIHIVKAALECHSGMATFAEAGVTDA, encoded by the coding sequence ATGGCTGAGTTTTCTGATCTTGATGGTTTTCGCGCGGTACTTGCTGCATTGCCACAAATTGATTCAACAGCGCGGGACGGTGCGGCGGAACGCAACGGGCAACTGACCAAGCCTCCGGGGGCTTTGGGGCGTCTGGAAGAGCTGGCGCAATGGTATGCTGGCTGGCGCGGCAACCCTCAACCGCGCGTTGAAGCGGCTCAAGTGATCGTTTTTGCGGGCAACCACGGTGTTGCAGCCCAAGGGGTTTCCGCCTTCCCACCAGAAGTGACCGAGCAGATGGTGATGAACTTTCAACACGGCGGCGCCGCGATCAACCAATTGGCGCGCGCGGCGGGGGCGCAACTGGATGTGCATGCGTTAGAGCTGGATCGCCCGACAAATGATTTCACCCAAGGCCCTGCGATGAGCGAAACAGATGTTGTTTCGGCGCTGGCTGTTGGTTGGGATGCGGTGCGAGCGGAGAGTGATCTGCTTGTCGTTGGCGAAATGGGGATCGGCAACACCACACCTGCCGCGGCTTTGGCTGCCGCTTTGTTAGGGGGCGAGGCGGCTGAGTGGACAGGGCGTGGGACAGGCGTAGATGACGCAGGTCTGGTTAACAAAACCCGCGTTGTGAACGAAGGTCTTGCGCTTCACAAAGGGCAAGGCGACGGGGTAGAGATGCTGCGCCGTCTAGGCGGGCGTGAACTGGCCGCCATGGCTGGGGCGATCGCGCGCGCGCGCAGCTTGCGCATCCCTGTTATCCTTGACGGGTTTATTTGCTCGGCTGCGGCTGCTTGCCTTGCGGATAGCTCACAGGGGGCGTTGGACCATTGCGTTGCAGGCCACCAAAGCGCTGAGGGTGCCCATGCGCGGCTGTTAGGGGCGCTAGGCAAAGAGCCATTGCTATCGCTTGGCCTGCGGCTAGGCGAAGCATCAGGCGCCGCCCTTGCTATCCATATCGTCAAAGCAGCGCTGGAATGCCACAGCGGTATGGCCACCTTTGCCGAGGCAGGCGTCACAGACGCCTGA
- a CDS encoding CarD family transcriptional regulator, translating to MSKSKKLDFRTNEFVVYPAHGVGQITDVEEQEIAGTSLELYVITFEKDKMTLRVPTQKAIEIGMRALSSPDVIAHAMKTLKGKAKVKRAMWSRRAQEYEQKINSGDLIAIAEVVRDLHRTDDQREQSYSERQLYEAALERLTREVAAVAGGDELAAAKQISDVLESRIAPAA from the coding sequence ATGAGTAAGTCCAAGAAACTAGATTTCCGCACGAACGAGTTTGTTGTTTATCCCGCGCATGGTGTGGGCCAGATCACAGACGTCGAAGAGCAGGAAATCGCGGGTACATCCCTAGAGCTGTATGTGATTACCTTTGAAAAAGACAAGATGACCCTGCGGGTTCCGACGCAAAAGGCGATTGAAATCGGCATGCGCGCGCTTAGCTCTCCTGACGTTATCGCGCACGCGATGAAAACGCTAAAGGGTAAGGCCAAAGTGAAGCGCGCAATGTGGTCGCGCCGCGCGCAAGAATACGAACAGAAAATCAACTCGGGCGATCTGATCGCAATTGCCGAGGTTGTGCGTGACTTGCACCGTACCGATGACCAGCGTGAGCAGTCCTATTCCGAACGTCAGCTGTATGAAGCAGCTTTGGAGCGTCTGACGCGAGAAGTTGCTGCTGTTGCTGGGGGTGACGAATTGGCGGCTGCTAAGCAGATCAGCGATGTGCTCGAAAGCCGTATCGCCCCAGCTGCCTAA
- a CDS encoding RNA-binding S4 domain-containing protein, which translates to MSEAAPQKLRLDKWLWYARFFKTRSLAATIVAGGNVRINGTPTSKRSTTISAGDVLTFPKDDHIRVIRVEACGTRRGPAPEAQELYTDMAPPERAVREKVPHNPAFEGKGRPTKRDRRQLDLSKARHLE; encoded by the coding sequence GTGAGCGAGGCTGCACCGCAAAAACTACGGCTGGATAAATGGCTGTGGTATGCGCGGTTCTTTAAAACACGATCTCTGGCGGCAACAATTGTCGCCGGAGGCAACGTCCGGATCAACGGAACACCCACATCAAAACGCAGCACGACCATTTCTGCGGGCGATGTTTTGACCTTTCCCAAAGACGATCATATCCGCGTTATTCGTGTCGAGGCATGTGGCACCCGCAGGGGGCCAGCGCCCGAAGCACAAGAACTTTACACCGATATGGCCCCGCCTGAGCGTGCCGTTCGGGAAAAAGTTCCTCACAACCCCGCATTTGAGGGAAAAGGGCGTCCGACGAAACGCGACCGCCGTCAGCTTGATCTTTCTAAGGCGCGCCATCTTGAATGA
- a CDS encoding Lrp/AsnC family transcriptional regulator codes for MLDDIDNRLLAALQKDAQLTAQQLGEALNLSPSQAGRRRQKLEADGVIQNYTAQVDPRKLGLAVQGFVQVYLSTHGPENSTSFARLIANRGEIVSAWAMTGDADYLLRVYCEDLPALNRLIHDILLPHQAVARVHSQIVMDQLKRDGPLPTD; via the coding sequence ATGCTCGATGATATCGACAACCGCCTGTTGGCCGCATTGCAAAAAGACGCACAGCTCACGGCCCAACAACTTGGCGAGGCGCTCAACCTCTCTCCTTCTCAGGCCGGACGGCGGCGGCAAAAGCTGGAAGCTGACGGTGTAATCCAAAACTACACAGCACAGGTAGATCCGCGAAAGCTGGGCTTGGCCGTGCAGGGGTTTGTTCAGGTTTACCTAAGCACCCATGGGCCGGAAAACTCCACCAGCTTTGCGCGGTTGATCGCCAATCGCGGTGAAATTGTTAGTGCTTGGGCGATGACGGGTGATGCGGATTACCTGTTGCGCGTGTATTGTGAAGACCTACCCGCCCTAAACCGGCTGATTCACGATATTCTGCTGCCCCATCAGGCCGTTGCCCGCGTGCATAGCCAGATCGTTATGGACCAGCTCAAAAGGGATGGCCCTCTCCCTACAGATTAA